In one window of Nitrospiraceae bacterium DNA:
- a CDS encoding TonB-dependent receptor: MPRVVSLVRTCLLVLGLGSLPVVPSEGMAQQPAQSGPAARTIVGTVQHQDLRAVPQAIVELRDQEGNTVASTVSNSAGGFVLTAPEDGTYSVSAGQDPYRSEYVVIRIGEDPPASVKLTLSKTKEIALEIRSPLAPIQYKVSSETYALGRKEIEALPRGNNVELQDVLATVPGAVYGSLKQVHLRQDHANLQLRVDGVPIPETVSSTFSDVISPRAWERADIILGGMEAQYGNKTAAVLDITTKSGSKPSFGSVQMMGGSNQTINPSFEYGGTVGEKFRFYILNSHTATNRGIEPPTLGHSIFHGQSERNQTFIRGDYQHDNKNSVTWLFLNSVAKYQIPTNPALGLDPSGQMLPLLQATRPGFTPVASQAINEFQKENNQYGHMVWRHDVNASNFFSLAGYMRHTRATFKTDPLNVLAYTADPAEPFSAADQDRNAYSAGIRLDHTYVHSKEHLIKAGFQIERTQAVNKTRLFTFADDSVGNPTGDLLNLNADNRQIGYRQEFWIQDQWSPTEQWTFNLGVRGDAVQYLRNEGQISPRVGATYKYNQSNVFHAFYGRMFTPPNLEAISFAKLNTIGTRAQPEDVTNNTVRAERAHYFEVGSYHALTRFATLELTGWYKLSNFLSDAGQFGTTPLLNYFAFERGWQRGIDGALKLQVTDNLTARGNVAWGQCKGYGLQSGHFLLEAKEIADIGSKGGVFCDHMQTLTSSAIVTYRFLERTTVTGQMLYASGLRTAADAEAKTNSTHSPSYTIYNLSIAHVVPLPWEGQKFLLGFDIINLLDQKYFINQGEGSIGLGVAHAGMPRSFFFRGQWFF; encoded by the coding sequence ATGCCTCGCGTTGTCAGTCTCGTCAGGACTTGCCTACTCGTATTGGGGCTGGGAAGTTTGCCAGTCGTGCCATCAGAGGGGATGGCGCAACAGCCGGCCCAATCCGGTCCGGCGGCGCGGACCATTGTCGGGACCGTCCAGCATCAAGATCTTCGAGCAGTGCCGCAGGCGATCGTTGAACTGAGGGATCAGGAAGGGAACACAGTGGCGAGTACGGTATCCAACTCGGCCGGTGGGTTTGTCCTGACTGCGCCGGAGGATGGTACCTACTCGGTCAGCGCCGGGCAGGACCCCTATCGCAGCGAGTACGTCGTGATCCGAATCGGGGAGGACCCTCCGGCTTCCGTCAAGCTGACGCTCTCGAAGACCAAGGAGATCGCGCTGGAGATTCGTTCGCCGCTGGCGCCGATTCAATATAAGGTTTCGAGCGAAACCTACGCCCTCGGCCGGAAGGAGATCGAAGCTCTGCCGCGCGGCAACAACGTCGAGTTGCAGGATGTCCTGGCGACGGTGCCTGGTGCCGTGTATGGGTCGTTGAAGCAGGTGCACCTTCGGCAGGACCATGCAAACCTCCAGCTTCGCGTGGACGGCGTGCCGATTCCCGAGACGGTCTCTTCGACCTTCTCCGACGTCATCTCCCCGCGAGCCTGGGAACGGGCGGACATTATCCTGGGCGGGATGGAGGCCCAGTATGGGAATAAGACCGCAGCGGTACTGGACATCACCACGAAGAGCGGGAGCAAGCCTTCCTTTGGATCGGTGCAGATGATGGGGGGATCGAATCAGACGATCAACCCATCGTTCGAATATGGCGGTACGGTTGGCGAAAAGTTCCGCTTCTACATCCTGAACAGCCATACGGCGACGAATCGCGGGATCGAGCCGCCGACGCTCGGACATTCGATCTTCCACGGCCAGAGCGAGCGGAACCAAACGTTCATTCGCGGCGACTATCAACATGACAACAAGAACAGCGTGACCTGGCTGTTTCTGAACTCCGTTGCCAAATATCAAATACCGACCAATCCGGCGCTGGGGCTCGATCCCAGCGGACAGATGCTGCCGTTGCTGCAGGCAACCCGTCCGGGCTTTACGCCGGTGGCGTCCCAGGCGATCAATGAGTTCCAGAAGGAGAACAACCAATATGGCCACATGGTGTGGCGGCACGACGTGAACGCCAGTAACTTCTTCAGTCTGGCCGGCTATATGCGGCACACGCGTGCCACGTTCAAGACTGATCCGTTGAACGTGCTGGCCTACACGGCTGATCCCGCGGAACCCTTTTCGGCCGCGGATCAAGATCGTAACGCCTATTCTGCGGGCATTCGCCTCGACCACACCTATGTCCATAGCAAGGAGCACCTGATCAAGGCGGGCTTCCAGATCGAACGGACGCAGGCGGTCAACAAGACGCGGCTGTTCACTTTCGCTGACGACAGCGTCGGCAATCCCACAGGCGATCTGCTCAACCTCAACGCCGACAATCGCCAAATCGGCTATCGGCAGGAATTCTGGATCCAGGACCAATGGAGTCCCACTGAGCAGTGGACGTTCAATCTCGGCGTCCGGGGTGACGCGGTGCAGTATTTGCGGAACGAAGGCCAGATCAGCCCGCGCGTCGGTGCGACCTACAAATACAACCAGTCGAACGTGTTCCATGCATTTTACGGGCGCATGTTTACGCCGCCGAACCTGGAAGCCATCTCGTTTGCCAAACTCAACACGATCGGGACGAGGGCGCAGCCGGAAGATGTCACCAACAACACGGTCAGGGCCGAGCGGGCGCACTATTTTGAGGTCGGCAGCTACCACGCGCTCACCCGCTTCGCCACGCTCGAATTGACCGGGTGGTACAAGCTTAGCAACTTTCTATCCGATGCCGGTCAGTTCGGCACGACTCCGCTCCTGAACTACTTTGCGTTCGAGCGCGGGTGGCAACGCGGAATCGACGGCGCCTTGAAGCTGCAAGTAACGGACAATCTCACGGCGCGCGGCAACGTCGCCTGGGGTCAATGCAAAGGCTATGGTCTGCAGTCCGGCCATTTCCTCTTGGAGGCGAAGGAAATCGCCGACATTGGCAGCAAGGGCGGGGTGTTTTGCGACCATATGCAGACCCTTACGAGCTCGGCGATCGTTACCTACCGGTTCCTGGAACGGACGACGGTCACAGGGCAGATGCTGTATGCCTCGGGATTGCGCACCGCGGCCGACGCGGAGGCCAAGACGAACAGCACGCATAGCCCTTCGTACACGATCTACAATCTGTCGATCGCACATGTAGTTCCGTTGCCCTGGGAAGGACAGAAGTTTCTGCTGGGGTTCGACATTATCAATCTGTTGGACCAGAAGTACTTCATCAACCAAGGGGAAGGGAGTATCGGGCTCGGTGTGGCCCATGCGGGGATGCCGAGGTCGTTCTTCTTCCGCGGCCAGTGGTTCTTTTAA
- a CDS encoding energy transducer TonB has translation MGWKAIIAALGIVGLPISAVAVRGDEATHEADHALDADIIELPEVHVHGMPLNKNQQEGPVPKATPWPAIPASLDGKPLDDWMKARILVSKDNQVTVVVLEPAKHRELNLASMIALSKWTFLPQMNGEDPVDGELTVRIHFRTPQ, from the coding sequence ATGGGGTGGAAGGCGATTATAGCGGCCCTAGGTATCGTTGGTTTGCCGATTTCGGCGGTGGCCGTGAGAGGAGATGAGGCGACGCATGAGGCGGATCATGCGCTCGATGCCGACATCATCGAGTTGCCCGAAGTGCATGTACACGGGATGCCGCTGAACAAGAATCAGCAGGAAGGCCCGGTGCCGAAGGCCACACCGTGGCCGGCGATTCCAGCTTCGCTCGACGGCAAACCGCTTGACGATTGGATGAAGGCTCGTATCCTCGTCTCGAAAGACAATCAGGTGACGGTCGTGGTTCTCGAGCCGGCAAAGCATCGGGAACTGAACCTTGCCAGCATGATTGCGCTCAGCAAGTGGACGTTCCTGCCTCAAATGAACGGCGAGGATCCGGTCGACGGGGAACTCACCGTCCGCATCCATTTCAGAACACCGCAATAG
- a CDS encoding TatD family hydrolase: MLIDTHTHLDDAKYDTDRDAMMARAQAAGIAHMITIGCDLATSRSAVALADRYPHVFASVGVHPHEVKHITDDWYDEFRGLAQGNPKVVAYGEIGLDYHYNHSSPQEQRARFREQVRLAKELRLPVIIHTREAQEDTIAILREERASEIGGVFHCFSGDAWLAKDALELGFYLSFSGIVTFQNATVLREIARTVPMDRLLVETDCPYLTPVPHRGKRNEPAFVAHVAHQLAAIKSTDQACTAEDIGRITTENARRLFRIP, translated from the coding sequence ATGCTCATCGACACCCACACCCACTTGGACGACGCCAAGTACGACACGGACCGCGACGCGATGATGGCGCGCGCCCAGGCCGCCGGTATTGCACACATGATTACGATCGGTTGCGACCTCGCAACCAGCCGCTCTGCGGTGGCACTGGCCGACCGATATCCCCATGTCTTCGCGTCCGTGGGCGTCCACCCGCATGAGGTCAAGCACATCACGGACGACTGGTACGACGAGTTTCGCGGGCTGGCGCAGGGCAATCCGAAAGTGGTCGCCTACGGTGAGATCGGCCTCGACTACCACTACAACCACTCCTCGCCGCAGGAGCAACGTGCGCGGTTTCGGGAACAGGTCCGATTGGCCAAAGAGTTGCGGCTGCCGGTGATCATCCACACGCGCGAGGCGCAGGAAGATACTATTGCAATCCTTCGCGAGGAGCGGGCCTCGGAAATCGGCGGGGTGTTCCACTGTTTTTCAGGAGATGCCTGGCTGGCGAAGGATGCGCTGGAACTGGGGTTCTACCTGTCTTTTTCCGGCATCGTCACGTTCCAAAATGCCACGGTGCTGCGGGAGATCGCCCGCACGGTCCCGATGGACCGGCTCCTGGTCGAAACCGATTGTCCCTACCTCACGCCGGTACCGCACCGGGGGAAACGCAACGAGCCGGCGTTTGTGGCCCACGTGGCACATCAGCTCGCAGCCATCAAAAGCACCGACCAGGCTTGCACGGCTGAAGACATCGGCCGCATCACGACCGAAAACGCCCGCCGCCTGTTCAGAATTCCTTGA
- a CDS encoding NYN domain-containing protein produces MPHYLLVDGYNLLGRANMGFQTGAAKLESARDSLILSLVGYRQRKGHAVTVVFDGWQGGVGSEHREFRSGIEVIYSRRGERADQVIQRLARQHGRDCAVVSSDHEIINAARAAGAFVMGAAEFRAKLSERPAPPSPSAYKELDRGDDGRDFRRPDKRGNPRKLPKAQRKRFQQLKEF; encoded by the coding sequence ATGCCGCACTACCTTCTTGTCGACGGGTACAACCTTCTGGGCCGCGCGAATATGGGTTTCCAAACCGGCGCAGCCAAACTGGAATCGGCCCGTGACAGCCTGATCCTTTCCCTCGTCGGCTACCGCCAACGAAAAGGCCATGCCGTGACGGTCGTATTCGATGGGTGGCAAGGAGGAGTGGGCAGTGAGCACCGAGAGTTCCGCTCAGGTATCGAGGTCATCTATTCGCGGCGGGGTGAGCGGGCCGACCAAGTCATTCAACGACTCGCCCGACAACACGGGCGTGATTGCGCCGTGGTCTCGTCCGATCACGAAATCATCAACGCTGCCCGTGCTGCCGGGGCATTTGTCATGGGAGCCGCTGAGTTTCGGGCGAAACTGAGCGAGCGCCCAGCACCGCCGTCGCCTTCCGCGTATAAGGAACTGGATCGTGGGGACGACGGACGGGATTTCCGACGACCCGACAAGCGCGGCAACCCCCGCAAGCTCCCAAAAGCACAGCGTAAACGCTTTCAGCAGCTCAAGGAATTCTGA
- a CDS encoding phosphatase PAP2 family protein — MSLDEALFQAINGVAGRSETVDWLMVQLARPRNLYYPGGLAAAYWLWRNWRECLIGSAALAGVIGMADGIGTFCKDLVQRPRPCLTLQNVHALLGCGKAFSFPSNHAVNTAAAAAFFQVLYPRSGWISWPLVAAIGFSRVYIGAHYLSDVMGGWVIGGAIGAGVAYFLSRRVWFRPATVGQAALPPSAPSPDAAS; from the coding sequence ATGTCCCTTGACGAAGCACTCTTCCAGGCCATCAATGGAGTGGCAGGCCGATCCGAAACGGTGGATTGGCTCATGGTCCAACTGGCAAGGCCCCGCAACCTCTATTATCCGGGTGGGTTGGCGGCGGCCTATTGGCTGTGGCGGAATTGGCGCGAGTGCCTGATCGGGTCGGCGGCGCTCGCCGGCGTAATCGGGATGGCAGATGGCATTGGGACCTTCTGCAAGGACTTGGTTCAGCGACCGCGCCCCTGTCTCACGCTTCAAAACGTGCATGCATTGCTGGGATGTGGAAAGGCCTTTTCCTTTCCCTCGAACCACGCGGTCAACACCGCGGCTGCGGCAGCCTTCTTCCAGGTGCTGTATCCGCGAAGCGGCTGGATCAGCTGGCCGTTGGTGGCAGCGATCGGTTTTTCACGCGTCTACATCGGCGCGCACTACCTGTCGGATGTGATGGGTGGGTGGGTGATCGGCGGGGCCATCGGGGCGGGGGTGGCGTACTTTCTTAGTCGGCGAGTCTGGTTCAGGCCTGCCACGGTCGGCCAGGCTGCGCTGCCTCCTAGCGCTCCTTCTCCGGATGCGGCATCTTGA
- a CDS encoding GTP-binding protein has product MEQMSPVPFYMLCGSLGAGKTTLLMRLLEYWNGQGHTVGVLMNEAGQVSIDGPRAGTLAEQVLNLAGGCICCDTKDDLAWSIAQLVQDYKSSLIVLECSGMADPAEVVDAVTDAYVSRMAKLERILALVHPVPLPDSGQAEVVTKNAIRYADDLILNKRDLYIPGHWEQFRDSILRQNPYSRLWETSHARVDVAALLSGPAMRPKPTNVTFGGKPDLLADSHQRASHHPLVTTVTLPTPLDRERFTKWMAELPEGLERAKGFFRFAKEPELQEFQFSRPRVSTVEPVMLLDEPPHAIVLIGRGFDHDGCRRGLLDCLTTLS; this is encoded by the coding sequence ATGGAACAGATGTCGCCCGTCCCGTTTTACATGCTCTGCGGATCGCTGGGAGCCGGCAAGACCACCCTGCTCATGCGGCTGCTCGAGTATTGGAACGGGCAAGGCCATACAGTCGGCGTGCTGATGAACGAGGCCGGGCAAGTCAGTATCGACGGGCCTCGAGCCGGTACGTTGGCGGAGCAGGTGTTGAATCTGGCCGGCGGCTGCATCTGTTGCGACACCAAGGACGACCTCGCCTGGAGCATCGCCCAGCTGGTGCAAGACTACAAGTCGAGCCTGATCGTGCTGGAGTGTTCCGGCATGGCGGACCCGGCGGAGGTCGTGGATGCCGTGACCGATGCTTACGTCTCGCGGATGGCGAAGCTCGAACGCATCCTGGCGCTGGTCCATCCGGTGCCGCTACCGGACAGCGGCCAGGCCGAGGTCGTAACCAAAAACGCGATCCGTTACGCCGACGACCTGATCCTCAACAAACGCGACCTGTACATCCCCGGCCATTGGGAACAGTTTCGCGACAGCATCCTCCGGCAGAACCCTTATAGTCGGCTCTGGGAAACCAGCCACGCCCGTGTGGACGTCGCAGCGCTCTTGAGCGGTCCTGCGATGAGGCCCAAACCCACGAACGTAACATTCGGCGGCAAGCCGGACCTCCTTGCGGACTCGCACCAACGAGCATCCCACCACCCTCTGGTCACGACGGTGACACTCCCCACCCCGCTCGACCGGGAACGCTTTACGAAATGGATGGCGGAGCTGCCGGAGGGACTGGAGCGGGCGAAGGGATTTTTTCGATTTGCGAAAGAACCGGAGCTGCAGGAGTTTCAGTTCTCACGACCGCGCGTGAGTACCGTTGAGCCGGTCATGCTGCTGGACGAGCCGCCTCACGCCATCGTGCTCATCGGCCGAGGCTTCGACCATGACGGCTGCAGGCGAGGACTACTCGACTGCCTCACCACCCTTTCCTAA
- a CDS encoding 3-deoxy-7-phosphoheptulonate synthase: MSRPIDNQHVIEIKPLPSPREVKTSLPITDNVAELVFQTRRAIRDILHGRDTERLIVIVGPCSIHDPGAAYEYADRLRPIAEAVQDKLLVVMRTYFEKPRTTVGWKGLINDPHLDGTCDIAMGIQLARTILLNINGKGLPCATELLDPVTPQYIADLLSWTAIGARTTESQTHREMASGLSMPVGFKNGTEGSLQVAVNAMITSRSPHHFVGVNADGVTSIIKTTGNPDHHIVLRGGGGRTNYSVEDISKAEATVAKEGLARGIMVDCSHDNSGKNHQRQVEVAGEVVKQFREGRRSIMGLMLESHLQGGRQTWEPNKALAYGMSITDSCLGWTETADLLLGMADSLATKTV, from the coding sequence ATGAGCAGGCCGATCGACAACCAGCACGTCATTGAAATTAAGCCGCTGCCCTCTCCCCGGGAGGTGAAGACCAGCCTGCCGATCACCGACAACGTTGCCGAGTTGGTGTTTCAAACACGCCGAGCCATCCGAGACATCCTGCATGGCCGCGACACGGAGCGGCTGATCGTCATCGTCGGCCCCTGCTCGATCCACGACCCTGGCGCTGCCTATGAATACGCCGACCGTTTGAGGCCGATCGCCGAGGCCGTACAAGACAAGCTCCTGGTCGTCATGCGCACATACTTCGAAAAGCCGCGCACGACGGTGGGATGGAAAGGCCTGATCAACGATCCGCATCTGGACGGCACCTGCGACATCGCAATGGGAATCCAGCTGGCACGCACCATCCTGCTCAACATCAACGGCAAGGGGCTCCCCTGCGCGACGGAACTGCTCGACCCCGTCACACCGCAATACATCGCCGACCTCTTGAGTTGGACCGCCATCGGCGCTCGTACGACCGAGAGCCAGACACATCGTGAAATGGCCAGCGGCCTCTCGATGCCGGTCGGTTTCAAGAACGGCACGGAAGGAAGCCTCCAGGTCGCCGTGAACGCCATGATCACGAGCCGTTCCCCGCACCATTTTGTCGGGGTGAATGCCGACGGGGTCACCTCCATTATCAAGACGACCGGCAACCCGGACCATCACATCGTGCTCCGCGGCGGCGGGGGTCGGACCAACTACAGCGTCGAGGACATCAGCAAGGCCGAAGCGACGGTGGCGAAGGAAGGGCTCGCACGAGGGATCATGGTGGATTGCTCCCACGACAACTCGGGCAAGAACCACCAGCGCCAGGTCGAGGTGGCCGGTGAGGTTGTGAAGCAATTCCGCGAAGGCCGTCGTTCGATCATGGGCCTGATGCTCGAGAGCCATCTGCAGGGCGGCCGGCAGACCTGGGAGCCCAACAAGGCCTTGGCCTACGGCATGTCGATTACCGACTCCTGCCTTGGCTGGACAGAGACGGCTGATCTCTTGCTAGGGATGGCCGACTCGCTCGCGACCAAGACCGTCTAG
- a CDS encoding DUF3015 family protein codes for MRTIGFVLLTALFLATTGCMTDASTELVKAPFDATTQLTDGTSKAIGEFLDPLTELTSSTTPGALTDGQLLRAKQKVTVFATHTHENLRVDIARGQGEYLVSLASLAGVPTVNWPEFQSRMSESYQTLFDGEQSPTQSTERIVEAAWASGYGTQVATNR; via the coding sequence ATGAGGACGATCGGTTTTGTATTGCTCACCGCGCTGTTCTTGGCAACGACCGGATGTATGACCGATGCCAGCACCGAGTTGGTGAAGGCGCCGTTTGACGCGACCACCCAACTGACGGATGGGACATCCAAAGCGATCGGGGAGTTTCTTGATCCACTCACCGAATTGACTTCAAGCACCACGCCCGGCGCCTTGACCGACGGACAATTGCTTCGGGCAAAGCAAAAGGTCACCGTCTTTGCGACGCACACCCATGAAAATCTCCGCGTGGATATTGCCCGCGGTCAGGGAGAATATCTGGTCTCACTGGCGAGCCTGGCCGGTGTGCCTACCGTCAACTGGCCTGAGTTCCAAAGCCGGATGAGCGAGTCCTATCAGACGCTGTTCGACGGCGAACAGTCACCGACTCAATCAACCGAACGCATCGTCGAAGCAGCCTGGGCCAGCGGGTATGGCACGCAGGTGGCGACGAACCGGTAG